A stretch of the Panicum virgatum strain AP13 chromosome 9N, P.virgatum_v5, whole genome shotgun sequence genome encodes the following:
- the LOC120692434 gene encoding probable E3 ubiquitin-protein ligase ARI1 — protein MASDGGDDEEYGYFYDDDDAEEDAAAGLEQAAAPPPERRADYWAITQESLPTAQKQDLSTVMNFLNIKQHQARALLIHHRWKMDGIYDHLDKGRERMLRDAGIVLQENNIMAASGSTKPWRIMHCNVCFDDIPMGVVLTMDCGHCFCNDCWTQHFYAAVESGKKQIRCMEVKCPAFCDEDHVRRLLGRKYPEMAKRFNRFLLESYLEDNDSVKWCPSTPNCGRAIRVGTGERYCEVECPCGLSFCFNCMAHAHSPCPCTIWEKWNSKCTEGENIKWILANTKSCPKCFKAIEKNGGCNLVRCTCGQCMCWLCGGGTGLDHTWTSIAGHSCNRYEETRGKKADTSREQMQRYKHYYDRFKIHGDSYGVEKQKLGPTLLERVRLLEADLKCPLTIRDGDWLIRAHRRLLVSWQVLSRSYVFAYYMFSGELRMQLGGRAGLAMARNLFEDQQEQLEQHVERLSELLAGADVAAMPEPEIVEAKQKAVTLAKTVERLCGEMYKCIQDELLTLLVEPMTIAAYRPDGPDKAEELTP, from the exons GCCATTACACAGGAGTCCCTTCCCACTGCACAG AAACAAGATCTTTCTACAGTCATGAACTTTCTCAACATAAAACAACATCAAGCACGAGCTCTCCTCATCCACCACCGGTGGAAGATGGATGGCATCTATGATCACTTAGATAAGGGTCGAGAGCGCATGCTCAGAGATGCAGGTATTGTGCTGCAGGAGAATAATATTATGGCAGCATCTGGCTCAACAAAGCCATGGAGAATTATGCACTGCAATGTGTGTTTTGACGACATCCCCATGGGTGTAGTCTTGACCATGGACTGTGGGCATTGCTTCTGCAATGATT GTTGGACGCAGCATTTCTATGCCGCTGTAGAAAGCGGTAAGAAGCAGATTAGGTGCATGGAGGTGAAGTGCCCAGCCTTCTGTGATGAGGATCATGTACGGCGTCTCCTTGGCCGGAAATACCCCGAAATGGCCAAGCGCTTCAATCGATTCCTGCTCGAGTCCTACCTTGAGGACAACGACTCTGTCAAGTGGTGCCCCAGCACACCAAACTGTGGCCGCGCAATCCGTGTGGGCACTGGTGAGCGGTACTGTGAGGTGGAGTGCCCCTGCGGCTTAAGCTTCTGCTTTAACTGCATGGCACATGCACATTCACCGTGCCCGTGCACCATATGGGAGAAATGGAACTCCAAGTGTACGGAGGGAGAGAACATCAAGTGGATCCTTGCTAACACCAAGAGCTGTCCCAAATGCTTTAAGGCCATCGAGAAGAATGGCGGCTGCAACCTTGTCCGCTGCACCTGCGGCCAGTGTATGTG TTGGCTCTGCGGTGGAGGGACCGGCTTGGACCACACGTGGACCAGCATCGCCGGCCACAGCTGCAACCGTTACGAGGAGACCCGTGGAAAGAAGGCGGACACGAGCAGGGAGCAGATGCAGCGGTACAAGCACTACTACGACCGGTTCAAGATCCATGGTGACTCGTACGGCGTGGAGAAGCAGAAGCTGGGGCCAACCCTGCTGGAGCGggtgaggctgctggaggcggaCCTCAAGTGTCCGCTGACGATCCGTGACGGGGACTGGCTGATCCGGGCGCACCGGCGCCTGCTGGTGTCGTGGCAGGTGCTGTCACGGTCGTACGTCTTCGCCTACTACATGTTCAGCGGCGAGCTGCGGATGCAgctgggcgggcgggcgggcctgGCCATGGCGCGGAACCTGTTCGAGGACCAGCAGGAGCAGCTGGAGCAGCACGTGGAGCGCCTGTCGGAGCTGCTCGCGGGCGCGGACGTGGCGGCGATGCCCGAGCCGGAGATCGTGGAGGCGAAGCAGAAGGCCGTCACGCTCGCCAAGACCGTGGAGAGGCTGTGCGGGGAGATGTACAAGTGCATCCAGGACGAGCTGCtcacgctgctcgtcgagcccATGACCATCGCGGCGTACCGGCCGGACGGCCCCGACAAGGCCGAGGAGCTCACGCCGTGA